One Rhineura floridana isolate rRhiFlo1 chromosome 14, rRhiFlo1.hap2, whole genome shotgun sequence genomic region harbors:
- the LOC133369983 gene encoding mesoderm posterior protein 1-like, with protein MEPTVSKEYTPQPARGTVQRAPAPSLRFDVRTGLAEVPLHTSALLSIKAGCPRLPHRAGPAAVMAHGYPAVPRVSPAVLELPSFWAAPQQPQAWGWPDGEGPASSSASSPASSADSSCGGCCSPSPRPLCPWGAGLGAKKGSGRRARLGLGQRQSASQREKHRMRRLAQALRTLRRYLPASVAPAGQSLTKIETLRLAIRYIAHLSELLGLRQEEAALALPRRPPGSACCPPTAPAWPQDAGGASSCCPASTTAPEAASWPGAPWSPGAAGEPTEPPAAGEALQLMAELAGLGLSPQSLPDELAEFLEGFLPLTSQG; from the exons ATGGAGCCAACAGTGTCCAAAGAGTACACCCCCCAGCCCGCCAGGGGGACTGTTCAAAGGGCCCCTGCCCCCTCTCTCCGCTTTGATGTGCGGACGGGCCTTGCAGAGGTGCCACTTCACACCTCTGCCCTGCTCAGCATAAAGGCCGGCTGCCCTCGGCTCCCTCACAGAGCTGGCCCGGCTGCAGTCATGGCGCACGGCTACCCTGCTGTCCCGCGTGTGAGCCCGGCGGTTCTGGAGCTGCCCTCCTTCTGGGCAGCCCCCCAGCAGCCCCAGGCGTGGGGCTGGCCCGACGGGGAGGGCCCGGCCTCCAGCAGCGCCTCCTCGCCCGCCTCTTCCGCGGACTCCTCCTGCGGCGGCTGCTGCTCGCCCTCTCCCCGCCCGCTCTGCCCCTGGGGAGCGGGCCTCGGGGCCAAGAAGGGCAGCGGCCGCCGGGCTCGGCTGGGCCTCGGGCAGCGCCAGAGCGCCAGCCAGCGCGAGAAGCACCGCATGCGGCGCCTGGCCCAAGCCCTGCGCACGCTGCGCCGCTACCTGCCCGCCTCCGTGGCGCCCGCCGGGCAGAGCCTGACCAAGATCGAGACGCTGCGCCTCGCCATCCGCTACATCGCCCACCTCTCCGAGCTGCTGGGCCTCCGGCAGGAGGAAGCCGCCCTGGCGCTCCCCCGCCGCCCGCCGGGGTCCGCCTGCTGCCCGCCCACCGCACCCGCCTGGCCCCAAGACGCCGGCGGCGCTTCCTCCTGCTGCCCGGCCTCGACGACGGCCCCGGAGGCGGCCTCGTGGCCGGGCGCCCCGTGGAGCCCCGGAGCGGCGGGGGAGCCCACGGAGCCCCCCGCGGCGGGAGAGGCGCTGCAACTGATGGCGGAGCTCGCGGGCCTGGGCCTTTCCCCACAG AGTCTCCCTGACGAGCTGGCCGAGTTCCTGGAGGGCTTCCTTCCGCTGACGTCTCAAGGCTGA